The following is a genomic window from Melopsittacus undulatus isolate bMelUnd1 chromosome 8, bMelUnd1.mat.Z, whole genome shotgun sequence.
tattctatgattctaaaaagaGGGATTCCTACATCAGTCTTACTCAAACTCCCCACTCATACTTACTAATGAATACCTGGTATCTTCTCCATGAATATCAGCAAGCTTTCAGAGTTACACAGTCCATTCACCCATTAACTCAGTGATCAGAGAATGCAACTCCTTTCACAAGTAAATCACTCTTaatattttgttcttcattGGTGCTACTGGGAAACATCTTCAATACCTTCTTGTCACAGTAATTGTCTCTAGTATTTATCATCATAAATTTAGATATGATACCAAATGAGGGTAATGTTATTTGTCCTTGTGCTATCATCATCCTCCTGACACTTAGCCAACTTCTATGCATTTATGAAGGCAGGTGCATTGCTGCAATTACCTACAGTAGCACAAAAGAGATGGCAATATTATGACTGTCCtatgaaagaggaaaacctATCAGCTGTAAATATTACATAACCCGTATCTCCTCCAGATTACCAATAAGGAAATTTCTTAGACCTATTTCAGGACAAGCTGACTCTAGTAAATGGTCTCCATCACACCAAGGAGCTCCCAACTTACagcccttctttttttctgtacatttttccccttcacGCCCTACAAGGCCCAGTTTCCAGCCTTCATTCTGAACTGCTTTATCACCTTGGCTTTGCCAAGGGCCCCTCACAGGCCGTGCTACAAACAGTTGTGCGCGTTAGGCTTCCCAAGAATCCTTTGATGGAACCAGCTCGGGGGGTAGCACCCGTGCGGACATCAGAGCTTGTCCGGCACAAGAGCTCCCCGCACGTCTTACCGCCGAAACACCCACTGGGGCCACAGCCCCGCCCAGACAGCGCATGCGTGCTGAATGGCGCTCTTCCTAGGCAGGCAGTACGCATGCGCGCCGCTGTCTACGCAtgctctgtggctgctggggGGTGGTGCCGGAGGTGCTCTGTGTACGTGAGGGGTATGGCGGGCCGCGAGGTGCggcaggaggagagggaggagggcGCGAGGCTGCGCCACAAGGAGGAGCTGAGCCGGAAGGTGAGCCGGGAATGGGGGGGTGCGAGCCGGGAATGAGGGGTGTGAGCCGGGGATGGGGGGTGTGAGCCGGGGATGGGGGGTGTGAGCCGGGCATGGGGGGGTGTGAGCCGGGAATGGGGGGGTGTGAGCCGGGGATGGGGGGTGCGAGCCGGGAATGAGGGGTGTGAGCCGGGGATGGGGGGTGTGAGCCGGGGAGGGGGGGTGTGAGCCGGGAATGGGGGGGTGTGAGCCGGGAATGGGGGGGTGCGAGCCGGGAATGGGGGGGTGCGAGCCGGGAATGAGGGGTGCGAGCCGGGGATGGGGGGTGCGAGCCGGGGATGGGGGGTGTGAGCCGGGGATGGGGGGTGTGAGCCGGGAATGGGGGGGTGTGAGCCGGGAATGGGGGGGTGTGAGCCGGGGATGGGGGGTGCGAGCCGGGAATGAGGGGTGCGAGCCGGGAATGAGGGGTGCGAGCCGGGGATGGGGGGTGCGAGCCGGGGATGGGGGGTGCGAGCCGGGGATGGGGGGTGCGAGCCGGGAATGGGGGTGTGAGCCTGGGATAGGGCGTGTGagccggggagggggggggtgtgagCCGGCGGAGGGAGGGGTGTGAGCCGGCGGAGGGGGGGGTGTGAGCCGGGGAGGGAGGGGTGTGAGCCGGGGAAGGGGGGGGTGTGAGCCGGCGGAGGGGGGGGTGTGAGCCGGGGATGGGGGGTGTGAGCCGGCGGAGGGGGGGGTGTGAGCCGGGGAGGTGGGGGTGTGAGCCGGCGGAGGGGGGAGCGGTgagctggggatgggggtggtgagccggggatggggggggtgtgATCCGGGGCGGGGGGGAGCCGGGACGGGTTGAGCCCCGTCTAACCTCGGCGGCTCTAGTCCGCGGCCTTTCGTCCTCCCCGCGGCGCTGTCGGGAGCGTATGGCGGGCTAAGGCACGtccagggctgtgctgccacgggggagagaggagggagcGGCGGCCCAGTGAAGCCTGTAACTTCAGGCGTGATCAGTGAAGATGAGGGCCAATGGTGTGAGGAATCTGGGGTCCTGTGGCACTGAGTTTTCACTGTAGGGCTCATTGTTCTTGTCGGCGTCGCTGTTGGCTCTCTGGTCAGATTGGGACGTTTTTTATTACTGCTCTAAGTGGAGCTTGAGATGTCAGTGAGACTTTTCTTTGCAGTATCTAATTGAGCTGTATGAACTCAAAAAGTGCCAAGGGTTTTCATTTACAGAGGGAATACCTGCCACCTCTGCCAGTGCAGTTGAACAGAATGGTAAATCCTTCTAAGGAAGTTTGTGTAAAACTCCAGAGCAATAGAAAGGCTTCTGTTGCTATTAATACCATTTTAAGAGTTTTGACTGTTTGCTGGTTTCATTTTGAATCTGGAGGATACCTGTGATTATAGAGGATATTATGCTAAATTTTGagttaaaattatttgatgTTTAATTAGTtgtttgcatattttctttactttctggGGGAGAAATGTGATCTCTGATTATAAATAGCTAGAGGTACTCTGGCTTCTCAATAGTGATTGCTTTTGAGGGTAGGACAAATATTAATCCCTGCAAGATAACGCGTTTCTGCCATTTTTGTATCTACTTCTACTTTGTCTTCAGTGGTCTATTTGGAGAGCAGCAACTATATATGCATGTAGCTGTCTTAAAGGAAATCAGTAAGCGTGTTCACCAGCAGGATTATAATACAGTGGTTTActttaataattaaatttaaGTGCATCTTTTGCCTTTCAGATTAAAGAGCAGAAGGTTGTAGTTGATGAGCTGTCGAATTTGAAGAAGAACCGGGTATTTGcaaatttgcttttgaatgtttcattttagcatcagagaaataaatatagAGACGAGAGGGGAAGCAGAATTGGAGAACACTGTCTTTGATTTGTTTTAGTACAGATTTTAATGCAGATGTGGTCTGTTGTCAgaataatttgtcttttttttttgcctgtcttATCTGAGTCCTTTAATTAAGATGTTTGAGTTGATCAGAAAAATCCATtaagtatttttacttttcatgtgcatgtgttttaaaatagaatgGTAGCCCTCATGtatgaggaaaagcaaaatgcagactAGTCATGGGTTGATCATGAAATGTTTTTGGTGATATAACATTAGAACGCTGGTGTTCTCAGGGCAGAAGTTGTCCttctggaataaaaatgaaGGGGTGTATCAGTGCATCTGCATCAGTTTCTCTTGCAGGGTGGCTGCCAGTTTCTTGCTGTGATCTAATGCAgtgttgattttgttttacagaaagtTTATAAGCAGCAACCCAATAGCAACATATTCTTCCTTGTAGACCGAACAGAAACGCTATCTCAATGCAAAAGTAAGTTTGCAGTCTAAACGTTATTCAGATAGTTAACcctttaaaagctgtatttatagCTGTTAATGATTGCAAAAGAGTGTTACAATGAAAAGCTGGCAACTGTGTATCAAATACAAAGTAGACCTCagacatgcttttttttctggattggATAAATGTGAAAGTGTTGTTATATGGATGCAATAAAAGAGCAAGTGCTGCAGACGTAGGAAGAGGGAGAATGTCTACCCCACAGAGGAGCTGCTATTCTCAGTGCCCTTTGGGAAGCTGTATACCgatttgtttcttaaataaaaaagcctaaaaattGCATGGGATgagtaggaagaaaataatattagTTTAACTGGAGGTTAAGTTAGAAATCTTTAGGTGTTTGAAAGAATGGATCTGTGAAATTACGAAGATAGTAGAATGGACGATAAAGATGGTTGAAAAAATGTTAGAAATGTGTTGAACAAATGTTAGAAATATGTAACTTTAGatgtattaatttgttttctggaaTGCACAATttctactttcattttctttcactgtcaaCTCACTACATACCAGCTTATGAAACtgattcttcatgtatttcttaCACAGATACATTAGATGAATTAAAGAAGGCACATCAGGAGATGGAAAATTCAGAAAAGACTAAAATCGAGAAATAGTTCATCTGAATTCAAAGTCACCATGTGTGGTATTTGTTGTGTTGTTACCTTGTGTAGCCAGCATGCTATTCAcgatttttttaacaaagacaTACTCTACCATCTTAGAAGAAGAGGACCAGATAGTAGCCAGCAGTTGATAAAAAGTGTGCCTGATCTCCCTTATGAGTGTCTGTTTTCTGGCCATGTACTTCACTTGAGAGGACTCGTGACTCCTCAGCCTCTGCAAAATGCCAAtagcaatatttttctttggaacGGAGAAATCTTCAATGGAGTGCATGTAGGAGATCTAGAAAATGACACTGAAGTTATGTTTCAACATCTTGCATTATGCAGTAGTGAAGAGGACATGTTATCACTATTTTCATCAGTTCGGGGTCCGTGgtcttttatttattatcaAGCATCTAGACACACTTTATGGTTTGGTAGAGATTATTTTGGTCGCCGCAGTTTGCTTTGGCAATGCAGCAATGAGATTGACAGCGCTTTTTGTCTTACATCTGTAAGTGCTTATTCTGAATCAGGTCACCCATGGCAAGAAGTCCCAGCATGTGGAATTTTCAAAATCGATCTCAAAGCTTGCACAGCAACTAAATCTTGGTCTTTAACATTGTTTCCATGGAAGTACAGCTGCACAGAGAAAGCAGTAGAAGAAATATTCATTAATGTTCTGGACCAAGTTTCAAAACACTTACCAAACCACATGCGTGTTGTAATGAATGAATCAAAACTGTGTCTCAGAGCACCAGTTATCCccttaaataaaacaatttctgAAGCTTCAGGTCAATGTCCAGGCACTAATATTAGCAACATCACTCATACGGTTTCTGTAGAAACCCTTCAAGGATTTCTTGCAGAGGAGCACAAGAAAAAGTTAATTTGTCAGTTTATTGATGTTTTAAATGAAGCAGTAAAGAGACGGGTTTTATCTCTATTTAGAGCTGAAGATCAGGAAACAAGAGAAGTTCCAAGCATGTCTAACAGGAAAGCACATATTGCAGTGCTCTTTTCTGGTGGCATTGATTCCATGGTTATTGCAGCCCTTGCTGATAAACATGTACCTTTGGAGGAACCGATAGATCTTCTCAATGTAGCTTTCAAGCTGAAAGAACAAGCTAAGCAAAGGGGTACCTCTAAAAACCATACCAGCGGGGAGGTACAGTTTGATCTGTTGTGTCCTCAAGAAAGTTGTCATGATCTTGATGCTAAAACTTGTGCTTGTTTCTCTTGCTTTGATGCTCCTGACAGAATCACTGGTAGGGCAGGACTGAAAGAATTAGAGGCCATTAACCCTTCAAGAAAGTGGAACTTTGTGGAGATCAATGTTACACCAGAAGAGTTGAAAAAAATGCGACAACAACGCATTAATCACTTAATTTATCCACTGAATACAGTCTTGGATGACAGCATTGGCTGTGCAATCTGGTTTGCTTCCAGAGGGGAGGGTTTTATTAGTAACCAAGGAGAGCTGAAACCATATAGAAGTCCTGCAAAGGTActgatttgttgttgttttctgccTTGTGCTTGACCTGTGAATGTAAAACCAGTTCTATTGTTTCAGAAGTCAGCAAGGGTTTTTAATATTCATAAGGCTTCTGATATTCAGTGGCAGAATGTACAATAGTTCAGTAATGACAATCTTTGTGTAATTCTGGAGTTAAAGACTGCATTCAGTTATGATGTAATGTGAATGGGTTTTAATTGAGCTTGAATAAGCAGCAATgtgattaagaaaaaataataaccaTCATCTATTGTCTTTGGTATTTCAGCCCCAGTAGTGGGTAAGAGTTGTTCAGTCCAAATTGAGCAGCTTAACAAATTTAGAGTTATATGTTAatgaattattaaataattttgttttgtgccAGCATTCCAGCCCTTGTAAATTATTGCCTTCTTTAGGCATGCTATTTATGTGACAAAATAGCAAAGAGTAATGGCAGAAAAGATGACTGTTTGAAAGTGTTTGTTATTAGTGTCTGATCGAATGGCAGAACTACAAAAAAGTAGCTCTTTCCCTTTTGTAActtattttcatgtgtttagTAGTAAGTAAAATCTTTTTAGTTACTAGATGATTTTATTAGGAATTTGATTCCTGTTTCTCACTTCCTAATTTCCTGATGTTTGCATAGGGAAGAATAAAGTGATTAATTTCAGGAATTTGCAGTCCACTGCTGAGACTCCTGTTACTTTCCTACTAATTGCTAGATtctaaaaccacaaaaaaaccaccaacaaatGCAGTAGTTTGCTTAAAAACTGCTACAGAACACAGTTGATTTAGTTCACTGATCTACTTCAGGATGTGTGTTCATCTCAGGTTTGCAAAACATACAAATTCATCTTACATTCAGGATATGTTGAAATAGGTCATgaattaataaaacataaagcaaaaatgtCGTTTTCCCCATCACGTACCTACTGCTACATACAGGTAAAAAAAGCAGTTGACCACTGGCTGGTGTCAGATGAGTAAAACACTTGATGTCCACTGTTATAGTTAAGTGCTGTTGAAAGTGTAGCAGTGGAACAGCTACAGTagtgttttttcccttcataaCATTTTATGTACTTGCTGAGTAGACAACGATTATAAGACATTTTTACATTGTGTAATGCAGTTACTAACCCCGTATTGTAAATTAGTATTTGGGTGTAACTATTTAGAACATATGATATACTACATaatcttcagcattttttttataaaggcTGGTGTTTAGCAAATGCTCTTCATTGTAATAGAAACTAACAAAGACATTCTTCAAAGATAACCGGTGTATTTGTGATGCATAGAACattattttgtgggtttttcctTGCATCAGTAGAAACATGTTTGTGTACTTTTAGGCCTGTTGTGAACCTATTTCAAGTTCCAGTGACTTTGGAACTTTTCCAGGCTCTGTAAATGTGTAAGACATGTCCCATCAGGATAGGTGATATTTAGATGATGTGTATTGAAGTTACTCTCTTTAAGATATAGCTTAGCATTTAAGATGTTACATATTATTTACTTGCATAGAtactaagaaatatttcttttattctggtTACTTAGGTTGTGCTTACAGGCATTGGAGCAGATGAACAGCTTGCTGGCTATTCTCGACACCGTGTTTGCTTccaaaaatatggcttcaaggGTCTGAATGAAGAACTTGAAATGGAGTTAGATCGCATTTCTTCCAGAAATCTTGGTAGAGATGATAGGATTATTAGTGACCACGGAAAAGAAGCCAGGTATTACTGTTGTAACTTGAagcaaaactggttttgctGGTTAGATTCTACTTTAACACTAGCAACAGAGCTTAATTGAAACTTCTCTACATTTTGTTGTCTCAAATTCTGTTGCAGTTTTGTGTTgtgggtgtttgtttttttttttaaagaagtggTCTCTAGTACTATGGAAGAGTTACCTAAGGAAATGAAGCAATGTGGGTTTCCATCCAGAACTTTTAAAAAGCACCAACATGTTGAAATAGGCAAAATGAagttgattttattattttaggtGGAACAGTTGTTCTGCACACCTTTGAAGTGTCCTGGAGTGATCGTTTGAGGAGTGACTCTGGAGACTGACAACATAATGTGGAAGCCACATATTCCTGTCCATGCAGTAAAGGCATCATCAGtatctattttatttcctggTTGCTAAGTCAGAATAgttaaagcagcattttttttgtggttaCTTCCTTCATGTTACCACTTGCTACTTGCAAAGAATTCCTTAGGTGTAGTCCAGTAGCACAGGCCACTCAAGTGCATGAAAGGTCTTTTTGCGTGAtctttgtgccagtgttttcCAAATCTGTTCTTGGTTGCACGTTTTCAgtttagcaaaacaaaacccgTTGGAGTGGAGAACAGGTAGTGCTGTTAATCATGCATGTGGTTAGATCTGAATGCCTGGAGTTCAGGATGTTGTCAGAATTTGttgtgtaaatatttttgtgtcaAAGTTACAGTCTAGCTTCCTACAATATATGGTAATACTTAGAAATGTCCTTGAAGTGTTACATTAATATTTGTCTTGTTCTtccattgggttttttttttctgattttctccataatttttgttttgtataaaCCCAGTATTTCTGGTGCTTGTTCTTACTCTTTTATTTGCTTCACTTTTGGAAACCTCCAGACTTCTGAATTTAAACAtgatatatattttctttctccaagaCAGTGTAACTGCTTTGGAGATGTGCCTCATTACTGGGACACTAACATTAATGGTACATTTATAGTTCAGAATTGACACAGATTCTGAAGTCTTTGCATGTGGTAAAGgggaaaaccaaaactgttACACATGGGGAAAGAccttttaaatatgtttatcTTTCCTTCAGGTTTCCTTTTCTTGATGAAGATGTTGTTTCATTCCTCAATTCTCTGCCCATCTTGGAAAAAGCTGACTTGACTTTACCTCGAGGAATTGGTGAGAAGTTGCTTCTGCGTCTTGCAGCCAAGGAGTTTGGCCTCACAGCCTCAGCCATTTTGCCAAAAAGAGCTGTACAGTTTGGATCTCGGATTGCAAAGCTAGAGAGCAACAGTGAGAAAGCATCTGACACATGCAGCAGACTGAAGTAATTTTCAGTAGATGAACTATAAAGCTACATCTTAAGATGTTGCATTTATTCTATATGCAATTTCAGTAAATCTTTTGGAGTTTTCTTAAAATGTTTGGTCTGTTTTTTTACACATTTAGGCATTACCATTAAGCATCAAAGTAATGCACATAGATGTGAACTTGTACTATGAAGGCATTCatggaggggaagagaggatAGCTAGAGGCTGGCTTTCCTAACTGATGTCAGTGGCACAAAAAGTATGGATCTGTCTGGTCTGTCATGTATATTGAGTTCAGTAAAGGACATCTGTTGTAGAACAGGGCTGGTCCTGCAGCTGTACTTTAGGAGAGGGTTTAGGCTGTGGTTTTAGAAGGGAAGATGCAGTAAGGAGCTGGTCTGAAACGCCACAGCCAAAAAGAGCTGAGTTTCTTAAGCCTTGTTGCCTCTTAGGAGATCTGCGCTTTAAGCATCATGCTTGGCCACATACCCCCTGGGTGCTTTGGGGCATCCCATGCAGCTTTGCAGCCagttctgcagggctgccttGGTTGGTGGTCCTCTGCTCCTAGAGAAACTGGGAAGTTCCATACAAACTGTTCTTTGTCCCTCCTTGGCTCCCTAGCTTGCTACCTCTTCTTTTAACTTTAGCTTGGCTACTTCTAAAGTTGCAAAGCATCCATTGTGTACTTCAATATATGAATGGGCTTCCTCTGAAGAAAAGCATGAGTTAGCTTGTCTTCCTAAATGCATATGAAAGGATTGCAAAGTTAATATAAGAAAGACTGCATATGAGCTCGCCAGTGTTTTTTGTAAGTTTGGAGCTTAGTACAAAACATGTTACCTTACAGTTCTAGTTTTTGTGTTTGTCCAATCaaatagagaaaggaaaaataccagaaaaaaaaagggttattACGTGTAAAACATACGGATCATTGGACCTCATGCAAGCGGACAGGGAATGCTGTAGATGAACGTGTTTCCAAAAGAGCTCATCTTCCACTGTGGTATTGAAGTGATGGGTCAGATTTTCAAAAGTCCACTGTAATTGTAAGTTCCCTCTAAAGCTAGCAAGAGCTGCATTGTTTTAGCCAGCCTCTTCctgcagcaaaaaaacccaaccctgtttcttttttcttatgtgtTATGCCTATAATAAAGACCAAATGTAGACCTCTCTTAGCACTacattattaatttatattagaTTTGATTCCATTACAGTTGTACAAATTATCTCATTCAGTACAGATTTTCAGACAACTGTATGATCTGTTTCAATTTATGGAGTGAGATAGGCCAGGAAATTGGTATGACAGCATTTCCAAATCCTTGATACAAGACATCTCCACTTCAATGTTTAAAGAAGTCTTTGACATAATTACGTGGCACATTGTTCCCATGTACGCgttttggaacagcttttaagtattttttaatacaaaaaataatttttgctgtGTAAATTCTCAGTTGAGATACATGTGGCAGTGATCCATTAACTGTATTTACAGTATCACACAAGAAAGTGTGCTGTTAGAATCAAGCTCTCTGGTTCCAACAACACTAGTTTTGGTAGGCTTGAGACACACTGGAATCCCTCCACCTCCAGAAGGCTGCGTCCTTCATGGGAAAGCTGGATTGCATTTTATCAGTATTTATTGTCTCACAAAACAGCTTTCTAGagatttcttcctcctgcttgtTCAGAAAATTTGGAATCAGTGAGGCTTATGAGCAGCAAGACTGAATGACTTGTTAAGCCCAAGGATGGTACAACCAGCACTAGAAGCTGGGCTGAGAGATTATGTCTAATATGGAGGCGAAAAGGGTTTGCTCACTGGTGGTTTCACAAATTCTTGTCTGTCATCTATGTTGAAATCAGTGTGCCTCATGTATAAACAATACTGCTGGACAGGGCCTACGAAATGTGGCACCactgaaggccaggttggatggagtcttgcgtgacatggtttagtgtgtagtgtccctgcccatggcaggaggttggaactagatgatcttaaggtcctttccaactctaactattctgtgagtctgtgatTAAATGATATATTGCTGTGCCAAGAAGATAAACTACTTAACACTACAGATAAAATACCTTACCAAAAGGTAACTCACTTGTAGTTGAATCCCATGAAAACACCACTCCAGAAATGCTACATAAAATGCAGATACTACATGCTTCTCTAAtgctgtttttctcccagaaatTAAGtactggagaaaaaataatgcatgtTCTTGATTTGTTACATCTTGCcctcaaattaaaaataaataaaaaaaaacccaccgcAAAACACAAGCAAGTCTGGCTCTTCATAACTGCCCCACAAATCCCAGTTACTTGTCTGTATTTAAATGAAGGCAGTTTTCAACAAATGCATTATCAATTAGGAAACTTAATGAAGAGGTACTTACTTATTTATTCCAGTAAATACCACTGCCATGAATAAATCTTGTGATAATCAAAAGGCAAGGTCAAATAACCCAGTATTCATGTCAGAAGTGAGAACTTGCATCTTAACAGCTGACCTACACTGTGATCAGCTTTACTGagcaatttatttattaaaaaatgaaaaaattaaaaggcacaGATCCCATACCCCAAAGTGATTATTCTGTATAAACAAAAATAGGCTTCTGACATGACCAACAGAAAATGAGGTACTGTTGAAATTCAGCTGTACTGGCACAGCTAATACACACTGAGATCTTCAAAATCTGTGCTCTTTCATGTTGACTTTCTGTAACTTTTCAGTTGTAGAAggtatgatttttttaatatgtagtGTAACTTACAAACCTTACATAAACTATGTGTTATATTGTTAAATTACAAGCCTCACATGAATTATATATTACATTGTTAAATTAGAATATAGTAggtattataaatatataaagctTATTAATAAGCTACAAAGTGTAAACAATGGagattttttcatttgtgtaaGTTTATATTTATTAGAAAGTACACTTAATTTTTAGTTGTGTTAATCCCTAGAACTCTTAAACATCTATGGAGCAGTAACTGGAATCATTTCGGTGGTACCACATAGCATTTATTTCTCTGATAGGTGATTTTCAACACTTGTAAACCAAGGGCTGTCAGTAAACGTAACATCATTGAAAAACCTTTTAGTGAACAATTTATAGTTGCATTTACTTTACCAAGCTACTTTTTAAGATGCCAACTGTATTATCTTTTTTAGTCTTGGCACCTGGATGGAATCTTCTGCAACTCTTTTTGAAATATCAATTCCAAGGGGAGCtctggaaaacaacagaatTACTTGCTAAAAACAAATAACATTATTGCTGCATCCCACAGATGTACACAGTTACAGACTTTTATACAATGAGCATGggaattacagtatttttgcaGATTGCCTGCACTGTAAGACTGTGTGACCATTAACAAGGTCAATCTGAAGATGCACCTAGAAACATCTTTACATTGAGGACATGTTCACATCTGTAGTCATTCCAAACTCAGGAGAAGAGACAGTTGTGATTTCAAAGCTATTTTTGGGGATGACTTTTTAGATTCTGCTTTTAGTTGATAATTCAGTTTGTATCTCACTGATGAATGCAAGATACACTAGACATTCACAAGTATCTTCTGTTATAATCTTAAACAACGTATACAgcaaataaaagtattttattcatTGAGGTAGATAAAGCAAGCTATTTTTCAGGAAGagtattttatctatttttcatctgaaaattatataaaaaaagagattaaaaaaaaaaacagatccaaggctgttttcctggaaatgaaaggaaggaaaaaaaatagtcaaaTTTAAGGCCAGACAGTACTCTGAAATACTAGTGTTTTGTTTGGCCTTAAGCCTAGGATCTACTTCAATCCATAGAAAAAGCCTTAACTAACAAGTTAACAAAATAATCAGTAttatcagtaaaaaaaaaagtattatcaGATGCtatatgttaatttttttaattgattccTCATTATAAATACAGTTTGACTTGGAGCACCTTGATTTATGTCTACAGCGACTGAAAAGCTTAACTTGCTCCAGTTTTCCCAGCCCACAATAATAATGGGATGATACATGGAACTGATACAATGGTCACTGACATTTCTGAGCCAAAACACACAAATGCCAGACACCATCATCTGCATTTCATACATTGAAAAGGGAGTGCTGGTAACTTTTAATGCTCTGCTACTCTTTACCAGTCTGCACCTCCTTCCACTTTCATTGGCCATAGTAAGTGAAGAAACAGAATGCTGAACAAA
Proteins encoded in this region:
- the ASDURF gene encoding ASNSD1 upstream open reading frame protein; the encoded protein is MAGREVRQEEREEGARLRHKEELSRKIKEQKVVVDELSNLKKNRKVYKQQPNSNIFFLVDRTETLSQCKNTLDELKKAHQEMENSEKTKIEK
- the ASNSD1 gene encoding asparagine synthetase domain-containing protein 1; translated protein: MCGICCVVTLCSQHAIHDFFNKDILYHLRRRGPDSSQQLIKSVPDLPYECLFSGHVLHLRGLVTPQPLQNANSNIFLWNGEIFNGVHVGDLENDTEVMFQHLALCSSEEDMLSLFSSVRGPWSFIYYQASRHTLWFGRDYFGRRSLLWQCSNEIDSAFCLTSVSAYSESGHPWQEVPACGIFKIDLKACTATKSWSLTLFPWKYSCTEKAVEEIFINVLDQVSKHLPNHMRVVMNESKLCLRAPVIPLNKTISEASGQCPGTNISNITHTVSVETLQGFLAEEHKKKLICQFIDVLNEAVKRRVLSLFRAEDQETREVPSMSNRKAHIAVLFSGGIDSMVIAALADKHVPLEEPIDLLNVAFKLKEQAKQRGTSKNHTSGEVQFDLLCPQESCHDLDAKTCACFSCFDAPDRITGRAGLKELEAINPSRKWNFVEINVTPEELKKMRQQRINHLIYPLNTVLDDSIGCAIWFASRGEGFISNQGELKPYRSPAKVVLTGIGADEQLAGYSRHRVCFQKYGFKGLNEELEMELDRISSRNLGRDDRIISDHGKEARFPFLDEDVVSFLNSLPILEKADLTLPRGIGEKLLLRLAAKEFGLTASAILPKRAVQFGSRIAKLESNSEKASDTCSRLK